Proteins found in one Penaeus vannamei isolate JL-2024 chromosome 29, ASM4276789v1, whole genome shotgun sequence genomic segment:
- the P5CS gene encoding delta-1-pyrroline-5-carboxylate synthase: MVPFRKVLGPVVRLPVSKTASSSFEIVPRNTRLSVAPSSKAFPHLPDSYGEPWYSSKGNKGASLRVSFLGAYRSSLSSANVAFGRSIASYQRRAYSTKNHWSSLHLDASRSISRIEGSRAAFQHRQQLQHSRRIVVKLGSAVITRRDGYGLALGRLASIVEQVAELQNEGREMMMVTSGAVAFGKQKMAQELLMSLSMRETLSGKDNLRGEEVKSMLAPRASAAVGQSGLMSLYEAMFAQYGVKVAQILITKPDFYNNETRQNLISTINELIALNILPIINTNDAVTPPPDVDEEVSRKLDIRDNDSLAARLASEVETDLLILMTDVDGIFNKPPGEEGARLIDNFSPNMISSLEFGAKSNVGTGGMDSKVKAASWALERGTSVVICNGLAQGAIKGIVHGRKIGTFFTTSNSVGLEVEVLAKNARRGGRLLQSLNPEDRASAIMTLAELLETRQADILVANQRDLEEAEKTGLSAALKSRLRLTPAKLNSLADGLRQIASDSHDMVGRVLSKTLIAEGIELRKVTVPIGVLLVIFESRPDCLPQVAALAMATGNGLLLKGGKEAAHSNQALIELVKEALGTVGVAGAISMVTKRDDISDLLQLEEFIDLVIPRGSSDLVRTIQEQSQSIPVLGHAEGICHVYIDKDADLEKAVKIVRDAKCDYPSACNAMETLLIHEEIFKNSDLFTSVCQALQREGVQINAGPRLSKMLTFGPPVAKSFKVEFSDLECIIELVSDMDEAINHIHRFGSSHTDVIVTEDEAAADRFLNSVDSACVFHNVSSRFADGYRLGLGAEVGISTARIHARGPVGMEGLLTTKWILKGNYGVASEFTEGRRNFIHKKLPVETDFDLGSIHVEHESAQQ, encoded by the exons ATGGTGCCCTTCCGCAAGGTGCTCGGACCCGTGGTCCGTCTCCCCGTCAGCAAGacagcttcctcctccttcgaaaTTGTTCCTCGGAACACCCGCCTCTCCGTCGCGCCCTCAAGCAAGGCCTTCCCGCATCTCCCCGACTCTTACGGGGAGCCGTGGTACTCCAGCAAGGGCAACAAGGGCGCCTCCCTGCGCGTCTCCTTCCTTGGCGCTTACCGATCCTCCTTGTCCTCCGCCAACGTCGCCTTCGGGAGGTCCATTGCCTCCTACCAGCGCCGTGCCTACAGCACCAAGAACCACTGG TCCAGCCTACACCTGGACGCCTCTCGCTCCATCTCGCGCATCGAAGGCTCGCGGGCGGCCTTCCAGCACCGCCAGCAACTGCAGCACTCCCGCCGCATCGTCGTCAAGCTCGGCTCGGCGGTCATTACCCGACGGGATGGCTACGGCCTCGCGCTCGGGCGGCTGGCGTCCATCGTTGAGCAG GTGGCCGAACTGCAGAACGAAGGCCGCGAGATGATGATGGTCACCTCCGGCGCCGTCGCCTTCGGAAAGCAGAAGATGGCGCAGGAGCTCCTCATGTCCCTGAGCATGAGGGAGACGCTCTCCGGCAAGGACAACCTTCGCGgg gaggaggtgaagagcaTGCTGGCGCCGCGAGCGTCTGCCGCCGTGGGTCAGTCGGGCCTCATGTCCCTCTATGAAGCAATGTTCGCCCAGTACGGCGTGAAGGTCGCGCAGATCCTCATCACGAAGCCAGATTTCTACAACAACGAGACTCGCCAGAACCTCATCTCCACCATCAACGAGCTCATCGCCCTCAACATCCTGCCCATCATCAACACCAACGACGCTGTCACGCCTCCGCCCGACGTCGACGAGGAGGTGAGCCGCAAACTCGACATCCGCGACAACGACTCCCTTGCCGCGCGCCTCGCCTCCGAGGTGGAGACGGACCTCCTGATCCTCATGACGGACGTCGACGGCATCTTCAACAAGCCCCCCGGCGAGGAGGGAGCTCGTCTCATCGATAACTTCTCGCCAAATATGATTTCCAGCCTGGAATTCGGCGCCAAGTCGAACGTTGGCACTGGCGGCATGGACTCCAAGGTGAAAGCCGCCAGCTGGGCCCTCGAGCGAGGCACCTCCGTGGTCATCTGCAATGGCCTGGCCCAAGGCGCCATCAAGGGGATCGTCCACGGCCGTAAGATCGGGACTTTCTTCACAACCAGCAACAGCGTTGGCCTGGAGGTCGAGGTCCTGGCCAAGAACGCTCGCCGAGGGGGCCGGCTCCTCCAGTCCCTGAACCCGGAGGATCGAGCTTCTGCCATTATGACTCTGGCTGAACTTCTGGAAACGAGGCAGGCAGACATCTTGGTTGCCAACCAGAGGGACCTCGAGGAAGCTGAAAAGACGGGCCTTTCCGCAGCCCTGAAGTCACGCCTGCGTCTGACGCCAGCCAAGCTTAACAGCCTCGCCGATGGCTTGCGTCAGATCGCCAGTGATTCCCACGACATGGTGGGCCGCGTCCTCTCGAAGACCCTCATCGCCGAAGGCATTGAGCTCCGCAAGGTGACGGTTCCCATCGGCGTTCTGCTCGTGATCTTCGAGTCCCGCCCCGACTGCCTCCCCCAGGTGGCGGCCTTGGCCATGGCGACGGGCAACGGACTGCTCCTCAAGGGCGGCAAGGAGGCTGCGCACAGCAACCAGGCCCTGATAGAGCTGGTGAAGGAAGCCCTGGGAACCGTCGGCGTTGCAGGGGCTATATCCATGGTGACGAAGCGCGATGACATCTCAGACTTGCTGCAGCTGGAGGAGTTCATCGACCTTGTCATCCCACGCGGATCCTCTGACCTCGTCCGCACCATTCAGGAGCAGTCGCAGTCCATCCCGGTCCTCGGTCACGCCGAAGGAATCTGCCACGTCTACATCGACAAGGATGCCGACCTAGAGAAGGCTGTGAAGATAG TTCGCGACGCCAAGTGCGACTATCCCTCCGCCTGCAACGCCATGGAGACGCTGCTCATTCACGAGGAGATCTTCAAGAACTCGGACCTGTTTACCAGCGTGTGTCAGGCGTTGCAACGGGAGGGTGTCCAGATCAACGCCGGGCCAAGGCTCTCTAAAATGCTCACCTTCGGCCCGCCCGTCGCCAAGTCCTTCAA GGTTGAATTCAGCGACCTGGAGTGCATCATCGAGCTGGTGTCGGATATGGACGAGGCGATCAACCACATCCACCGCTTCGGCTCCTCGCACACGGACGTCATCGTCACCGAGGACGAGGCGGCCGCCGACCGCTTCCTCAACTCCGTCGACTCCGCCTGCGTCTTCCACAACGTCTCGTCCCGCTTCGCCGACGGCTATCGCCTCGGGCTCGGCGCCGAGGTGGGCATCAGCACCGCCCGCATCCACGCCCGCGGCCCCGTCGGGATGGAGGGTCTCCTCACAACCAAGTGGATCCTCAAGGGTAACTACGGGGTGGCCTCTGAATTCACCGAGGGTCGTAGGAACTTCATCCACAAGAAACTCCCAGTCGAGACCGACTTCGATCTCGGCAGCATCCACGTCGAGCACGAGAGCGCCCAGCAGTGA